From one Nothobranchius furzeri strain GRZ-AD chromosome 2, NfurGRZ-RIMD1, whole genome shotgun sequence genomic stretch:
- the bcl11bb gene encoding B-cell lymphoma/leukemia 11B isoform X2, with product MGPGEQDLLTCGQCQTNFPLSDILVFIEHKRRLCRGLGGGPGSFTKHGEAGGIMGLSISPRARSLELRRCSIPVEVGIQVTPGGEEDLERRLTPARGICPKQEKGDKDEPSSYICTSCKQTFTSAWFLLQHAQNTHGIRIYLDNHPANCSLTPRMALPPPPGVDALPRSPLPTFLGDTNNPFHILRMAAPLLREHPHPPGYMETRLPATPPFVSPPPPPRPPLERLGPEEMGLLSQHPSAFERVMRMTPMEPPSMDFSRRLRELAGNTTNSGGPTPPLSPNRVPPMHRLLSPTLFQPGAKPPTFLTYAPQPPTSLGGHGSSSPPDTQGQNQALGKSKSCEFCGKIFKFQSNLIVHRRSHTGERPYKCHLCDHACSQASKLKRHMKTHMHNKSGSMTDSPEQECRGERGEGEEKNREGDPRAMEMENEEEEEEEEEEEEEEEEEEEELRNGSRPDSNLSEDSQEFSQNRENGPRQSPEKKNMSGDRISDDGGVGIMHPYNHIDNHLRMNPNKRSLERQPNEVGEERNEGERENEREAVREREEQGAPRPLMNGRISMNEADSFPGLFQRRPTPITSPSPSNNKRIKIEKEQLELPPAIPLISPENVYSQLLAGYAASRHFIREPFLGFTDSRQSPFATSSEHSSSETGSLRFSTPPGELMEGGSASGRSGSSTPHLMRGPGPGRPPSSKEKRNDTCEYCGKVFKNCSNLTVHRRSHTGERPYKCDLCSYACAQSSKLTRHMKTHGQFGKEVYRCDICHMPFSVYSTLEKHMKKWHGEHLMASEVKLEQADRG from the exons ATGGGACCCGGGGAGCAGGACCTGCTGACCTGCGGCCAGTGCCAGACCAACTTTCCCCTCAGTGACATCCTGGTTTTTATTGAGCACAAGCGTCGCCTGTGTCGGGGGCTCGGTGGTGGACCTGGGTCTTTCACCAAGCACGGGGAGGCTGGTGGAATCATGGGCCTGTCCATTTCTCCAAGGGCCAGGTCCCTGGAGCTAAGAAGGTGTTCCATTCCAGTGGAGGTGGGCATTCAGGTGActcctggaggagaggaggacctGGAGAGGAGGCTGACGCCAGCAAGAGGGATCTGCCCCAAACAGGAGAAAGGAG ATAAAGACGAGCCATCCAGCTACATCTGTACGTCGTGCAAGCAGACCTTCACCAGCGCCTGGTTCCTGCTTCAGCATGCCCAGAACACGCACGGCATCCGCATCTACCTTGACAACCACCCAGCCAACTGCTCCCTCACACCTCGCATGGCTCTTCCCCCTCCTCCAGGAGTCGACGCCCTGCCTCGCTCTCCTCTGCCCACTTTCCTCGGCGACACCAACAACCCGTTCCACATCCTCCGAATGGCCGCGCCCTTGCTCAGGGAACACCCCCATCCTCCTGGGTACATGGAGACCCGGCTGCCGGCAACGCCGCCCTTTGTCAGCCCCCCACCTCCACCTAGACCACCTCTAGAGCGGCTGGGCCCAGAGGAAATGGGGCTGCTGTCACAGCACCCCAGTGCCTTTGAGAGGGTGATGAGAATGACACCCATGGAGCCTCCTTCAATGGACTTCTCCCGTCGACTGAGAGAACTTGCAGGCAACACGACAAATAGTGGCGGCCCGACACCTCCCCTCTCTCCAAACCGCGTGCCACCCATGCACCGCCTGCTGAGTCCGACACTTTTCCAACCTGGTGCTAAGCCGCCAACATTTCTGACCTATGCTCCTCAGCCACCCACTTCTCTTGGGGGGCACGGCTCCTCCAGTCCTCCAGACACCCAGGGCCAGAATCAGGCCCTGGGAAAATCAAAATCCTGCGAGTTCTGTGGCAAGATTTTCAAATTCCAGAGCAACCTGATCGTCCACAGACGCAGTCACACTGGAGAGAGGCCGTACAAATGTCACCTGTGTGATCACGCGTGTTCCCAGGCCAGCAAACTTAAAAGGCACatgaaaacacacatgcacaacaAGTCAGGGAGCATGACCGACTCTCCAGAGCAGGAgtgcagaggagagagaggagaaggTGAGGAAAAAAACAGGGAGGGGGACCCACGGGCAATGGAGATggagaatgaggaggaggaagaagaggaggaggaagaagaggaagaggaagaggaggaggaggaagagctgaGGAACGGAAGTCGACCAGATTCCAATTTGAGTGAGGACTCCCAggaattcagtcagaacagagaaAATGGCCCGAGACAGtctcctgaaaaaaaaaacatgagcgGAGACAGAATTAGTGATGATGGAGGGGTGGGCATCATGCACCCTTACAACCACATAGACAATCATCTTAGAATGAACCCTAACAAGAGGAGCTTGGAGAGACAACCTAATGAAGTCGGCGAGGAGAGGAACGAAGGAGAACGAGAGAATGAAAGAGAagcagtgagagagagagaagagcagGGGGCCCCGAGGCCTCTGATGAACGGCAGAATCAGTATGAACGAAGCAGATTCTTTTCCCGGGCTGTTTCAGCGTCGGCCTACTCCGATCACCAGCCCCAGCCCTTCCAACAACAAGAGGATCAAGATTGAGAAAGAACAGCTGGAACTTCCTCCGGCCATCCCACTCATCTCCCCAGAAAACGTCTACTCCCAGCTCCTGGCTGGCTATGCTGCTTCACGCCACTTCATCAGAGAACCTTTCTTAGGATTCACGGATTCCCGTCAGTCCCCCTTTGCCACCTCCTCAGAACACTCCTCCTCAGAAACAGGGAGCCTCCGCTTCTCCACTCCGCCTGGGGAGCTGATGGAAGGTGGCAGTGCCTCAGGCCGCAGCGGCAGCAGCACCCCTCACCTCATGCGGGGACCTGGGCCGGGCAGACCTCCCAGTTCTAAGGAGAAAAGGAATGACACatgtgagtactgtggcaaggtgTTCAAGAACTGCAGCAATTTGACAGTCCACCGCCGCAGCCATACTGGGGAGCGGCCGTACAAATGCGACCTGTGCAGCTACGCCTGCGCCCAGAGCTCCAAGCTGACGCGCCACATGAAGACCCACGGCCAGTTTGGGAAGGAGGTGTACCGTTGCGACATTTGCCACATGCCCTTCAGTGTCTACAGCACACTGGAGAAACACATGAAGAAGTGGCATGGCGAACATTTGATGGCCAGTGAGGTCAAATTGGAGCAAGCGGACAGAGGATAA
- the bcl11bb gene encoding B-cell lymphoma/leukemia 11B isoform X1: MSRRKQVNPQHLSLTHRETIPDANHDSGARSPSPEPSSPSPRRMGPGEQDLLTCGQCQTNFPLSDILVFIEHKRRLCRGLGGGPGSFTKHGEAGGIMGLSISPRARSLELRRCSIPVEVGIQVTPGGEEDLERRLTPARGICPKQEKGDKDEPSSYICTSCKQTFTSAWFLLQHAQNTHGIRIYLDNHPANCSLTPRMALPPPPGVDALPRSPLPTFLGDTNNPFHILRMAAPLLREHPHPPGYMETRLPATPPFVSPPPPPRPPLERLGPEEMGLLSQHPSAFERVMRMTPMEPPSMDFSRRLRELAGNTTNSGGPTPPLSPNRVPPMHRLLSPTLFQPGAKPPTFLTYAPQPPTSLGGHGSSSPPDTQGQNQALGKSKSCEFCGKIFKFQSNLIVHRRSHTGERPYKCHLCDHACSQASKLKRHMKTHMHNKSGSMTDSPEQECRGERGEGEEKNREGDPRAMEMENEEEEEEEEEEEEEEEEEEEELRNGSRPDSNLSEDSQEFSQNRENGPRQSPEKKNMSGDRISDDGGVGIMHPYNHIDNHLRMNPNKRSLERQPNEVGEERNEGERENEREAVREREEQGAPRPLMNGRISMNEADSFPGLFQRRPTPITSPSPSNNKRIKIEKEQLELPPAIPLISPENVYSQLLAGYAASRHFIREPFLGFTDSRQSPFATSSEHSSSETGSLRFSTPPGELMEGGSASGRSGSSTPHLMRGPGPGRPPSSKEKRNDTCEYCGKVFKNCSNLTVHRRSHTGERPYKCDLCSYACAQSSKLTRHMKTHGQFGKEVYRCDICHMPFSVYSTLEKHMKKWHGEHLMASEVKLEQADRG, encoded by the exons ATGTCCCGCCGCAAGCAGGTGAACCCGCAGCACTTATCGTTGACGCACAGGGAGACAATACCAG ATGCCAATCATGACTCAGGGGCAAGATCTCCATCTCCAGAGCCGTCCAGCCCCAGCCCTCGGAGGATGGGACCCGGGGAGCAGGACCTGCTGACCTGCGGCCAGTGCCAGACCAACTTTCCCCTCAGTGACATCCTGGTTTTTATTGAGCACAAGCGTCGCCTGTGTCGGGGGCTCGGTGGTGGACCTGGGTCTTTCACCAAGCACGGGGAGGCTGGTGGAATCATGGGCCTGTCCATTTCTCCAAGGGCCAGGTCCCTGGAGCTAAGAAGGTGTTCCATTCCAGTGGAGGTGGGCATTCAGGTGActcctggaggagaggaggacctGGAGAGGAGGCTGACGCCAGCAAGAGGGATCTGCCCCAAACAGGAGAAAGGAG ATAAAGACGAGCCATCCAGCTACATCTGTACGTCGTGCAAGCAGACCTTCACCAGCGCCTGGTTCCTGCTTCAGCATGCCCAGAACACGCACGGCATCCGCATCTACCTTGACAACCACCCAGCCAACTGCTCCCTCACACCTCGCATGGCTCTTCCCCCTCCTCCAGGAGTCGACGCCCTGCCTCGCTCTCCTCTGCCCACTTTCCTCGGCGACACCAACAACCCGTTCCACATCCTCCGAATGGCCGCGCCCTTGCTCAGGGAACACCCCCATCCTCCTGGGTACATGGAGACCCGGCTGCCGGCAACGCCGCCCTTTGTCAGCCCCCCACCTCCACCTAGACCACCTCTAGAGCGGCTGGGCCCAGAGGAAATGGGGCTGCTGTCACAGCACCCCAGTGCCTTTGAGAGGGTGATGAGAATGACACCCATGGAGCCTCCTTCAATGGACTTCTCCCGTCGACTGAGAGAACTTGCAGGCAACACGACAAATAGTGGCGGCCCGACACCTCCCCTCTCTCCAAACCGCGTGCCACCCATGCACCGCCTGCTGAGTCCGACACTTTTCCAACCTGGTGCTAAGCCGCCAACATTTCTGACCTATGCTCCTCAGCCACCCACTTCTCTTGGGGGGCACGGCTCCTCCAGTCCTCCAGACACCCAGGGCCAGAATCAGGCCCTGGGAAAATCAAAATCCTGCGAGTTCTGTGGCAAGATTTTCAAATTCCAGAGCAACCTGATCGTCCACAGACGCAGTCACACTGGAGAGAGGCCGTACAAATGTCACCTGTGTGATCACGCGTGTTCCCAGGCCAGCAAACTTAAAAGGCACatgaaaacacacatgcacaacaAGTCAGGGAGCATGACCGACTCTCCAGAGCAGGAgtgcagaggagagagaggagaaggTGAGGAAAAAAACAGGGAGGGGGACCCACGGGCAATGGAGATggagaatgaggaggaggaagaagaggaggaggaagaagaggaagaggaagaggaggaggaggaagagctgaGGAACGGAAGTCGACCAGATTCCAATTTGAGTGAGGACTCCCAggaattcagtcagaacagagaaAATGGCCCGAGACAGtctcctgaaaaaaaaaacatgagcgGAGACAGAATTAGTGATGATGGAGGGGTGGGCATCATGCACCCTTACAACCACATAGACAATCATCTTAGAATGAACCCTAACAAGAGGAGCTTGGAGAGACAACCTAATGAAGTCGGCGAGGAGAGGAACGAAGGAGAACGAGAGAATGAAAGAGAagcagtgagagagagagaagagcagGGGGCCCCGAGGCCTCTGATGAACGGCAGAATCAGTATGAACGAAGCAGATTCTTTTCCCGGGCTGTTTCAGCGTCGGCCTACTCCGATCACCAGCCCCAGCCCTTCCAACAACAAGAGGATCAAGATTGAGAAAGAACAGCTGGAACTTCCTCCGGCCATCCCACTCATCTCCCCAGAAAACGTCTACTCCCAGCTCCTGGCTGGCTATGCTGCTTCACGCCACTTCATCAGAGAACCTTTCTTAGGATTCACGGATTCCCGTCAGTCCCCCTTTGCCACCTCCTCAGAACACTCCTCCTCAGAAACAGGGAGCCTCCGCTTCTCCACTCCGCCTGGGGAGCTGATGGAAGGTGGCAGTGCCTCAGGCCGCAGCGGCAGCAGCACCCCTCACCTCATGCGGGGACCTGGGCCGGGCAGACCTCCCAGTTCTAAGGAGAAAAGGAATGACACatgtgagtactgtggcaaggtgTTCAAGAACTGCAGCAATTTGACAGTCCACCGCCGCAGCCATACTGGGGAGCGGCCGTACAAATGCGACCTGTGCAGCTACGCCTGCGCCCAGAGCTCCAAGCTGACGCGCCACATGAAGACCCACGGCCAGTTTGGGAAGGAGGTGTACCGTTGCGACATTTGCCACATGCCCTTCAGTGTCTACAGCACACTGGAGAAACACATGAAGAAGTGGCATGGCGAACATTTGATGGCCAGTGAGGTCAAATTGGAGCAAGCGGACAGAGGATAA